One Octopus bimaculoides isolate UCB-OBI-ISO-001 chromosome 16, ASM119413v2, whole genome shotgun sequence genomic window, CATGAACTGGTGATTAAtccttttctgtttcttcatttGATGGTTTTCATTATCGGAGAGTTCATCTCCACTTTCAGATGAATGAGTATCGTttgtattattttccatttttgttcGGTTGATTTCACAATAAATAACGTGCTTTATTTGGTTGTGTTCCCCAGTTGATGGTGTTAAACTGACCACTTTATACTGATGATTCGAATCATTATCGTCTGGCCTATCCTCAATATGGTTTTCAATTTCCTTCGAAGTTTCTCGATAAATTATCGGAGaaggtgttattgttgtttctaagCCGTTATCTAACTTGGAAATATATGCTGGTTCTGAAACTTCAGTGTGCTCTTCTATAAAATTAGATTCCATTTTGGTGTCTACCACTTCTTTTGCTGGTATTGGGCGCAATTCGCTTTTCACTTTCTCGTATAAAAATTCAGTACTGCCTTCACCTGAACTATTATATAAGGAAGGCCGGGATCTTAATTTAACTGGCTTGCTATTTACATTCATGACTGTATCTTTCGGCACCTCAAATGCTTTGATTCTACGGTGTACGTTTCCCTTGATTAAAGCTTCCCTTTTTTGTTCATTTATCGCTATACTTCCATCTTCAATGTCGTTTTCTCCGTCATTTAGTGTGGGCGAAAGCAGAAAGCTTTGACGTTGTTCCGATGTCACAAAGCTTTCTACAATAGCTGGACTAGAAATTTCAACATTCCTAGACGATGGTGTTTTATAATTTTCAGAAGTTGTCAAACCGGTCTCTGTGTTTGATATGACCGCTTGGGTTGGTTGCTGTGTAATAATTGAATTTTCCGAAAATGTATTTTGAGCGGTTTGAGCAAGAATATTTGGTTGAGACTCGAGCGTTTCATCGctaattaatttattctttaacGGTTGCATAATATTATAGTCAATGACTCCATCGGCTCTGATACGTTTGTTTATTTCACTTGGGCTTTCTACTGTCCACAGGTCATTGTTTTCATTCCTATTGATTTCACTCGAaggcaaagtttctacaggtgtattaatatgtgcgtgtacatctTCAGCAGTTTCGAAGTCTTTCTTGACTGGTGAAGCAGCAACCATTTGGTTAGAAGTTTGTTGAATTTCAGGGGCAACATATTCAGTGCCGTTTTTCACTAAAGGGTTCTTAACAATGAAATAGTCTGCCTCCGATTTATGTTGTAGATGTGAAGCCCATTCTTCCTCAGGGTATTCTGAGCTTcgtatttctttaatttctcgaTGTGAGCGCTGCGTCTGATGTTGAACGTCAACCGAGTCGGGAGAAGTTTTCTCAAATGAACTAAGTGCATTCAAATTCTCAACACGAGACCGATCACCGCTGACATCATGATTCACAACTTCTGAACCGGTTAAGTTTGCTTCAACTACTGTTCCGGGTCTAGCATCATTGTAACCAGTTAAACTTGCGGCGTCAGCTGGCTTATTGGGTTGAGACGCGAGTGGTTCATTCGCGGTAATAGGAGTCGTCCAACGAGTTATTTGatcgttgtttttgttggcaTCAATTGTTTCATGTTCTCTTAGTAATCCGTTTGAATCTTGCAGGTGTCGAGGGTGAACAGTACCGTTCGTAAGGTATTCAACTGGTTCTGCAGTAGACTTGTCGCTTGTTTTCTTCGTCTCACCGAAAATTGATCGCCCTGATTCGAAAATACGACGGAGGAAATTTACTGGTTTTCCGGTCACCACTTGCTCTTTCTCTGTTTCATTCGTGCTTTTGATGACCGTTGGTTCAACTTTCACATTCTCTTCACTGTACTCTTGGGAGGCAAACTCTCCAAGAAAATTGCTGCCCAGACTACTACAGCTGCTGGAGCTTCTACTGACTGTTGCCGAGCCTGGGTATTTCGCGTTTTGCTCGCCGTTAAAATCTCTATTGCTTTCACTCTCTTTCGATGCAGCCAATACAACAGATTCATTTTCTCGCACATTTTCTCCTTGAGTTTTTTCAACTGAACTCAATCCGTACACTAATCTCTCTCCCGTACCCGTGTCGTGTTCTGGGCTAACACTTGTGCTACTTTCTGTTATGACGGTATTTGTAACTGCAGGGTATGTAGATATAGTTCCATTgctctttgttattgttttagctgctgctgttgcagttgaaTCACTTCTTATCAGCGGTGTCTGATTACCCTCTGGTGGTTGTTTAAGCCGGGTTAACATCTCAGAGTTGGTTGAATAATAGGGAATGTATGAAACACGGTCGAGATTACTGCCAGAATTGTCTTCTTTTAAATGCGTTTCTTCTCCTTCTACTGtccttccttcctcttcttctttgtcgtcttctttcttttcctccccttcctcttctttattACCAACACTGTCTCCTAAATATGTCCCACTAACCACTACAGTTTGTATATTTTCAACACTAGTTGGAGTAGAATGTATTTCACTGGCGATTGTCGGCACAATATTATATTCTGCTTCAACTAAAGTAATttcttctcccaccaccactcCTGTTTCGTCCGATTTTTTTAACACTTTCTGAGTCAAATCTGTTGTAGATGTTTCAATTATTGTcgtagtggttgttgttattgttgtagttattggtGTTATGTCCGTTGCTATATCTTTTATTACCCCTTTTTCATTGGTGTCAACAGAAGCACATGACTGAACAAACGAAGGAGAGCTTCTGAAGAAGGTATTGTTACTTTTTGACACGCCTTTCTTTGTTAAGaggtgtttctctctttctcctacctTGTTTACTTCAAGCGCAGAAACTGAACTCAATGTGTTTTCATTATCAATTAGTATATTTTCTGAAATCACAATTTCTTTGTCCTTCTCGTCTTCTTTATGTTTTTCTTCTGACATTACCATTACCTCTTCTACTTCGACCTTTTCTATCTGGCTTTCCTCCTTCTCTAACgactcctcttctctttcttcttctctctctcctgctaCCACGACTACTTCAGTTGACCCTATCACTACCACCTCTTCACTCTCTTTTTcgtctttttcttgttctttcctttcttcatgGTCTATGTCACGCTCTATTTCTCCGACAATGAGGTCTATTTTTCCACTTgtattttcatttgcatttattTCTTCCAGTGTTTCCCCACTCGTAACTGCCATTCCAGTCCCAGTTTCCATTTCTCCCTTAACTTCGTTGATATCTTCTGTTTTTACACTGTAGAAGATTTCAATTTCATCTCTTACATCATTCAAATCGTCAGTTTTTCTATTCGCCTCTGGAGGATCGCTTTCCACTGCACTGGCAATGGGTGGTTGATTTGCTTTGggtatttgtttttcttcgttCGACATGGAGAGAAACGAACCTTGCTTATAACATTCTGGTAATTCTGTATGGTCGCTTATTATCTCGTTACTTCCTTCATTGTTTTCCCTATGCAAAACATACGCCATTACGCTCTCGAATTTATTAGGTATCATATCAGGAACATCTAATGGTAGACTCTCTGTAAGGCTTATCGTATCCTCTTCGACATTCATACGTTCAGCCTGCTCAGTATTCATCGCCGATGAAGCCTGAAgcccttcttctttttctattacaACCTCGTCATTGCCGGGGATAACAACGGGTTGTACTTCAAAATCAGATGAAATATCCACGGGTGGGTTCATTTCCGAAATAACttgtatattttcctttgtttccGAAGAAGGGGCAACTTCATAGCTTATAGGGGTAACTTCGAGATCTTCACCTACTACATCATCTAGTGAAGGAAGCGTTTCTTGTGTGACGGTAGATAGGCTAACTACCACAGTTTCACCTACGACTTCGTTCTCCACTGAAGGGAGAGCTTCTTGTTTGACGGTTGGTAGGTAAACTTCTACAACTTCATGTATAACTTCACTGTCCACTGAATGGACAGCTTCTTGAGCGACGGTTGGTACGCTGACTTCCACAACTTCGTGTACAACTACGCTATCCACTGAAGAGACGTCTTCTTGTGTGACGGTTGGTAGACTAACTTCCACAGCTTCATGTACGACTTCACTGTCCACTGGAGGAACAATTTCTTGTGTGACGGTTGGTAGGCTAACTTCCACAACTTCATGTACGACTTCACTTTCCACTGAAGGGACAGCTTCTTGTGTGACGGTTGGTAGGCTAACTTCCACAACTTCATGTACGACTTCGTTCTCCACTGAAGGGAGAGCTTCTTGTTTGACGGTTGGTAGGTAAACTTCTACAACTTCATGTATAACTTCACTGTCCACTGAATGGACAGCTTCTTGAGCGACGGTTGGTACGCTGACTTCCACAACTTCGTGTACAACTACGCTATCCACTGAAGAGACATCTTCATGTGTGACGGTTGGTAGACTAACTTCCACAACTTCATGTACGACTTCACTGTCCACTGAAGGGAGAGCTTCTTGTGTGACGTTTGGAAGGATAACTTCAACAGAATCCTGTATAACTTCTTTGCTTACTGAAAGGATAGATTCTTGTGTGTTTAATGGTGGGATAACCTCCACGTACTTGTGTGCAACTTCAGTGTTCAGGGTACTGAATTCTTGTGGCTGAATTAGTGGGGTTAGCGCATAAAAACTCTGTGCAGTATTACTGGTTACAGAATCAGTATTCTCTTGGACCTTTGTATCGGGAGCAATCTCATTTGTTTTAAGGATAATTTCTTCTGTTTGTTGAGCcggaatatttttatttcttatctgtGTAATTCGGCTGTTTACAATCCTGAGTCTTTCTTGAACACTGGGTCTACGTGATTGCTCAGTCTTAATAATTTCGCCAGTTATTTCAGAGTCATTCAATGAGAGCACATCAGCAACGCTCTTATCTGGGAcaaaattttcttcatcttttgtaGCAGAAGTAATTTCTttaacatcatcagcatcttctTTCTTCACGAAAGTGATAGATTCTTCCGTTTTTTTAAAGAGGGGTTCATCACAAGTTTTCAATATAGTTTCGCTTTTCATTGCAGGCAAGGTTTCGGCTTCCTTGACTGAAGAAATTTCAGCAAAGTTTGTCAAATCTGTCGATGGGCTAACTTCCACAGTCTCATGCATCTCTCCGTCCTGCAAAGCAGAAGTTTCTTGTGCTACTGTTAGCGGGCTATTTTCTATAGTCTCATATACAATTTCTTTGTTTACTGAAGGGAGAGTTTCTTGTATGTCTGTGGGTGGGCTAACTTCCACGGTCTCATGTACAACTTTACTGTCAGGTGAAGGCAGGAATCCTTTAGCTGATGTTACATCAACTGCTCTTTCTCCAATATGTTTGTTAACAATTCTGAGTCTTTCTTGAGCAGTTGGTCTGTGTTTCTCATTCACAGTTGCGTTATCTTCTAGGATGTGTGTCTGAGTACCGTTCAACAAAATAGTTTCATCGTCTCCTGCATTTCCACCAATATTATGATTCTCTTTCTCTGAATAcatgtcattttctttcttccaagGTTGAAAATTAACATATGTTTCTGTTTCATCATCCATATATCTTGTTGGCGGCCAGATCTTTGCAAGTTTTCTTACTTTGTGTTTTCTGACAGTCTTCGAAACGTCGAAAATCGACAATTCTTGTATATTGGGTTTGTTATGAACTTTTTCTGGACGTTGTGCtaaattttttttcctgatttcGGCATCCTCTCTACCAGACGATTCAGTTTCTTCTTTTCTAATTGGTTTTACAGACTTCTCACTAAGCTCGTTTCCTAGTTCAGCTTCAACTTCAAGCTCTCTATTGGCATCAATTTTATCGGTAATCTGGTTTTCTATTTGTTGTTCTACGATTTCGGATTCGCCTGATATTTCTGATGGAATATCTTTTACTATGAATTCTTCATTTCCACTGGTTCTGATTCCATTGCTGTACTCCTGGTCGGTCACTGGTGACTCTGAAATATTTCTTGAGTACAACTGTGATTCAGTTTTTCCCTCAACTGTGGAAAACTTCCCCAAggtgatgctgttattgttgttatcgtcgtcgtcgtcgtcgtcgtcatgtatATTGTTGATCTGGCTACTGTTTTGATCGTTAACGACATTACTGTCGTTGATAGTTTCCACCTTTCTATTCACCTCAACAACAAGCACCTCTTCTGTCATATCTTCTCCGCGAACATAATTATCCGTTTTTGTTTCAATGACACCTtttatatcgttgttgttgctgtagagatcattgttgttgttgtttttaatgtcgATATTACGGTTGTCGTTGTTGGTGATCGTATTAATTATTTCGTAACTGCTATTCTCGTCGCTTTCGTTCCGGATGTTGTCGTTAATTTTAGACATCGATTCCAATCTACATTGCTGCTCAGGAAACATTATATCTGATGTGATCGTAGTTTGAAAACCAGTCGACGGTAGCAGTAGAGACTCTTCTGTTTGTTGTTGCTTGACGTTAATGAGACGTTCAGAAACCAGCCCCACTTCCTCAGCTTCGGACGTATTAAATGATGTGTCCGATATATTTGTCAGTATATTTGGCTCTGTTTTATAAATAGTGTCTCCACTTTGCATAGCATTGTCTGAAGTAGAATAGAGAGGAACGGAGGCCACATCTACGTTGATGAAAGTATTTTCTGTTATCTCTGTTTGCTGTTTTTGCTGCAGTTCATCGTTGagtagttctttcttttcttcccctgTTTTCAGTTCTTTTTCCTCTCGTTGTACTTCGTTTTGCTTGTTCTGTACACGAAATATCTGATTCAAATTACTTTCTACTGGTCTGTATCCTATTGGTTTCGTTCCGATTGTATGCACCCAAGAAGTATCTGATATTTCTCCGCCATTTATAGAGTGGGCTTTATTTTGATGCAAGTCATCTTTGTCGTAGATGCACGTAGAAAATATCTTCTGCAATTCCTTCACACGGCCTCGTTTGATGCTCTGTTTCATTGTCTTGTACATGTCGTCGCTTAAGTGCTGGACTACGTGGTTAGCATCTTGATATATAATTGTGAAATTTCCGTTCACACTGCTGCTATCTCCTTCAACACTCGCTGTCGGTGGCATTGCACGAGAATGTGACGACAGCGTGGTATGAGACGAGGTAGGGGAAGAGGAAGTCTCTGTCGACTGTGTCGATGGTGACGAAGAGAAGAAATGGGAAGTTGTCGGGGATGTCGACGATTGTGTTAGCAGAGGTGTTTCTCTTTCAGGCTGCATCGGCGACATCGTTTCAGGTGGTGTCGGTGGCGATGAGTGCAAAGTTTGTGTAGAAGGTGATTGTGAGAGAGGCAAAGTAGCAGACGAATTAAGGGACGAAACCTCAGATAGTGTCATGGGTGATTCTGCAGACACTACCATAGATGAGTCCAGAAATGATTCCACAGATTGTGTCACTGATGGTGCCAAAGACAGTTCCAGTGCTGGTACTAGGGGCGGTACCTCACATAATTTTGGAGATTGCGGTTCAGACACTGCAACAGTTGGTCTTACAGATAGTTCCTCAACTGGGTTTAAAGAGATAGGCTCAAGCAATGCATTAGATTGCAGCACAGTCAATTCCTTAGCCTGTACTTCAGATTGTGAATAAGACTGTGGTGCCTCGGTCTGTTTGTTTTCCAATGGCGTAGATGGTACCTCCAGCATTTTCTCATCCAGTGTCACAGATGCTACCTCAGGCAACTTTTCATCTAATA contains:
- the LOC106868339 gene encoding uncharacterized protein LOC106868339 isoform X4 — translated: MDPEGEKNPERPKSIFHLLRNSFKKSFSSPSKPKKVEGIETHEDPNIKENDAVKNGVLRKETSQDNSTTASSASKSLKKYLPETSLDLNLDSNLNGGLETPQEYIASLRSAESQKEGVEELEAEEKEEKEKDVVIEDIVKDVRTEEQEKDVITKGKEKDVLTEGIEKDVKTEENEKEKEKDIQKFEERENYVREEKGVTLEEIEKDAVKTEEIEKDAAKTEEKEKDIERIEERERDIVVSEEIQKDAAKTEEIEKGIERIEERERDIVVSEEIQKDAAKIEEIQKDIERIEERERDIVVSEEIQKDAAKIEEIESDTAKTEEKDVEKIEERERDVVSEEVEKDAAKTEEKEKDVERIGESEREVVSEEIEKEVVTTEESRKDVIFEENGKVVKGIEKEGEKAAIITGKEKEKIIEEDEKEQKIETEESINNHASSDDENAFVRNGNSQREKDLIGAYTEKNDEQECDVSGTAEKPLSLLNHIQSSSTMAENKEVPHVTSDQLCEKPDLTTIDMYSSEESSSHAGKHESTLLSNEDKVLPDKKDNVSSQSFPSATSLPSNSSYAEEKLLDKEKEEPKPEGNNSSDPLSSEAKLDSKNDNTDNTENKKDIPDIVAPNIIRQPEFSKWGAFLPKPYSKPLQQPFKKFSQLFLGKPKSTAKLSSESLPQLQSTNSTTTNSTIPPTLRTDSSLPLLPSQIAKSSPRHAHQQLQSQEPTSTPLYTQHTLSSSSIPQSISSVELSPSLSAAPSPPQTEIITTASSLTLDTIQPDVLKKETSVTLHEVPSVTPDKKLPEVPSITLSEKLPEVPSVTLDEKLPEVPSVTLTEKLPEVPSVTLDEKLPEVPSVTLDEKLPEVPSITLSEKLHEVPSVTLDEKLPEVPSVTLSEKLPEIPSVTLDEKLPEVPSMTLDEKLPEVPSITLSEKLHEVPSVTLDEKLPEVPSVTLSEKLPEVPSVTLSEKLPEVPSVTLDEKLSEVPSVTLDEKLPEVLSVTLDEKLPEVPSVTLSEKLPEVPSVTLSEKLPEIPSVTLDEKLPEVPSVTLDEKLPEVLSVTLDEKLPEVPSVTLSQKLPEIPSVTLDEKLPEVPSVTLDEKLPEVRSVTLSEKVPEVPSVTLDEKLPEVPSVTLSEKLPEVPSVTLDEKLPEVPSATLDDKLPKVSSVTLEDKLPDVAAVTTGDKLPDVSAVTLGDKLPEVSSVSLSEKLPDVPSMTLGDKLPDVPSVTLGDKLPEVPSVTLDEKLREVPSVTLDEELHDIQSPTFGDELSDVPYVTLGDKLSEVPVVTLGDKLPELQSVTLGDKPPEVPSVTLGDKLPEVPSVILDEKLPEVASVTLDEKMLEVPSTPLENKQTEAPQSYSQSEVQAKELTVLQSNALLEPISLNPVEELSVRPTVAVSEPQSPKLCEVPPLVPALELSLAPSVTQSVESFLDSSMVVSAESPMTLSEVSSLNSSATLPLSQSPSTQTLHSSPPTPPETMSPMQPERETPLLTQSSTSPTTSHFFSSSPSTQSTETSSSPTSSHTTLSSHSRAMPPTASVEGDSSSVNGNFTIIYQDANHVVQHLSDDMYKTMKQSIKRGRVKELQKIFSTCIYDKDDLHQNKAHSINGGEISDTSWVHTIGTKPIGYRPVESNLNQIFRVQNKQNEVQREEKELKTGEEKKELLNDELQQKQQTEITENTFINVDVASVPLYSTSDNAMQSGDTIYKTEPNILTNISDTSFNTSEAEEVGLVSERLINVKQQQTEESLLLPSTGFQTTITSDIMFPEQQCRLESMSKINDNIRNESDENSSYEIINTITNNDNRNIDIKNNNNNDLYSNNNDIKGVIETKTDNYVRGEDMTEEVLVVEVNRKVETINDSNVVNDQNSSQINNIHDDDDDDDDNNNNSITLGKFSTVEGKTESQLYSRNISESPVTDQEYSNGIRTSGNEEFIVKDIPSEISGESEIVEQQIENQITDKIDANRELEVEAELGNELSEKSVKPIRKEETESSGREDAEIRKKNLAQRPEKVHNKPNIQELSIFDVSKTVRKHKVRKLAKIWPPTRYMDDETETYVNFQPWKKENDMYSEKENHNIGGNAGDDETILLNGTQTHILEDNATVNEKHRPTAQERLRIVNKHIGERAVDVTSAKGFLPSPDSKVVHETVEVSPPTDIQETLPSVNKEIVYETIENSPLTVAQETSALQDGEMHETVEVSPSTDLTNFAEISSVKEAETLPAMKSETILKTCDEPLFKKTEESITFVKKEDADDVKEITSATKDEENFVPDKSVADVLSLNDSEITGEIIKTEQSRRPSVQERLRIVNSRITQIRNKNIPAQQTEEIILKTNEIAPDTKVQENTDSVTSNTAQSFYALTPLIQPQEFSTLNTEVAHKYVEVIPPLNTQESILSVSKEVIQDSVEVILPNVTQEALPSVDSEVVHEVVEVSLPTVTHEDVSSVDSVVVHEVVEVSVPTVAQEAVHSVDSEVIHEVVEVYLPTVKQEALPSVENEVVHEVVEVSLPTVTQEAVPSVESEVVHEVVEVSLPTVTQEIVPPVDSEVVHEAVEVSLPTVTQEDVSSVDSVVVHEVVEVSVPTVAQEAVHSVDSEVIHEVVEVYLPTVKQEALPSVENEVVGETVVVSLSTVTQETLPSLDDVVGEDLEVTPISYEVAPSSETKENIQVISEMNPPVDISSDFEVQPVVIPGNDEVVIEKEEGLQASSAMNTEQAERMNVEEDTISLTESLPLDVPDMIPNKFESVMAYVLHRENNEGSNEIISDHTELPECYKQGSFLSMSNEEKQIPKANQPPIASAVESDPPEANRKTDDLNDVRDEIEIFYSVKTEDINEVKGEMETGTGMAVTSGETLEEINANENTSGKIDLIVGEIERDIDHEERKEQEKDEKESEEVVVIGSTEVVVVAGEREEEREEESLEKEESQIEKVEVEEVMVMSEEKHKEDEKDKEIVISENILIDNENTLSSVSALEVNKVGEREKHLLTKKGVSKSNNTFFRSSPSFVQSCASVDTNEKGVIKDIATDITPITTTITTTTTTIIETSTTDLTQKVLKKSDETGVVVGEEITLVEAEYNIVPTIASEIHSTPTSVENIQTVVVSGTYLGDSVGNKEEEGEEKKEDDKEEEEGRTVEGEETHLKEDNSGSNLDRVSYIPYYSTNSEMLTRLKQPPEGNQTPLIRSDSTATAAAKTITKSNGTISTYPAVTNTVITESSTSVSPEHDTGTGERLVYGLSSVEKTQGENVRENESVVLAASKESESNRDFNGEQNAKYPGSATVSRSSSSCSSLGSNFLGEFASQEYSEENVKVEPTVIKSTNETEKEQVVTGKPVNFLRRIFESGRSIFGETKKTSDKSTAEPVEYLTNGTVHPRHLQDSNGLLREHETIDANKNNDQITRWTTPITANEPLASQPNKPADAASLTGYNDARPGTVVEANLTGSEVVNHDVSGDRSRVENLNALSSFEKTSPDSVDVQHQTQRSHREIKEIRSSEYPEEEWASHLQHKSEADYFIVKNPLVKNGTEYVAPEIQQTSNQMVAASPVKKDFETAEDVHAHINTPVETLPSSEINRNENNDLWTVESPSEINKRIRADGVIDYNIMQPLKNKLISDETLESQPNILAQTAQNTFSENSIITQQPTQAVISNTETGLTTSENYKTPSSRNVEISSPAIVESFVTSEQRQSFLLSPTLNDGENDIEDGSIAINEQKREALIKGNVHRRIKAFEVPKDTVMNVNSKPVKLRSRPSLYNSSGEGSTEFLYEKVKSELRPIPAKEVVDTKMESNFIEEHTEVSEPAYISKLDNGLETTITPSPIIYRETSKEIENHIEDRPDDNDSNHQYKVVSLTPSTGEHNQIKHVIYCEINRTKMENNTNDTHSSESGDELSDNENHQMKKQKRINHQFMPNVNKPEATILQTSSNHVLHSQMKPPEPTVVKKNHSENFVDSGMGTETVSSEGETEIVETSTEYRFLPQVNYQKAILIPSQTTNVPPKQTITMEYVQKNSSTPALARPTTLVNNSSSIEAHKIYELNTEPESVSTSDAEEDLRIVRGKLLIKNVIDSPKDGDDFDDNINVFADGFHLDKENPLYQSDPDLSKREESEEESELQEWTDDITFETIDEIAKTHSVMKKDSQSKQKLTKTLLTRLSNIDSKDIKQNINVEHKHEEIHGDIDFIHADGSRITSNFTDNFDSIAENVELWVQSGKAVIMIKVIAERIIPIDYEFNVWRKSSAIVTRQIELDLQANEQRQRLYAHVMKKHGKYGSGYQLKGSYEDDTYIQDREKVLNSRDTFKLFNQLLDVAEDSKEDGDQEERYIEKTERNALQRPNTNDFMY